The following proteins are co-located in the Carassius auratus strain Wakin chromosome 7, ASM336829v1, whole genome shotgun sequence genome:
- the igf2a gene encoding insulin-like growth factor 2a, which translates to MDDYHLFCASCRKTGKKQTTMRSLIHSFFILSLFTVAVASPMKTWETLCGGELVDALQFVCGEEGFYISRPHRLNSRRPQRGIVEECCFRSCDLRLLEQYCARPVKSERDVSSSSLQAFPASQALHKDIPGGPLDLKYSKYEVWQRKAAQRLRRGVPSILPARKFRKQVEKIQDEEQTRFHRPLMTLPERQPAIVPHIQINTSHK; encoded by the exons ATGGATGATTACCATCTGTTCTGTGCATCGTGCCGAAAAAcggggaaaaaacaaacaacg ATGCGCTCGCTGATACATTCATTTTTCATTCTGTCATTGTTCACTGTCGCGGTCGCATCCCCCATGAAAACATGGGAGACGCTTTGCGGTGGAGAACTAGTGGATGCTCTTCAGTTCGTGTGTGGAGAAGAAGGGTTTTATATCA GCAGGCCGCACAGATTAAACAGCCGCCGTCCTCAGAGAGGAATAGTGGAAGAATGCTGCTTTCGGAGCTGCGATCTGCGTCTGCTGGAGCAGTACTGCGCAAGGCCTGTGAAGTCGGAGCGAGATGTTTCCTCCAGCTCGCTGCAGGCCTTCCCAGCATCGCAGGCTCTTCACAAG GATATCCCAGGAGGGCCTCTTGATCTGAAGTATTCCAAATATGAAGTATGGCAAAGAAAGGCTGCCCAGAGGTTAAGGAGAGGGGTCCCATCCATCCTGCCTGCCAGAAAGTTTAGGAAGCAGGTGGAGAAAATCCAAGATGAGGAGCAAACCCGTTTCCACCGGCCCCTCATGACCCTTCCCGAAAGACAACCTGCCATCGTTCCACACATTCAGATCAACACATCCCACAAATGA